One window from the genome of Mauremys mutica isolate MM-2020 ecotype Southern chromosome 4, ASM2049712v1, whole genome shotgun sequence encodes:
- the LOC123368431 gene encoding triggering receptor expressed on myeloid cells 2-like: MEGTSITITCSYDRRTNMFNRKYWCRGGSRSSCDVLGDTENFVKSEYKERLSLLDNRRGYFLVTMHQLVEEDSGMYWCGIQRPYADIMTAVKLTVTEEPLSTPLITLTNHPSESCLGRSVTVRCHSATGSNVYYTWYRKSFPTNIVLVHSSDLVLRCGDLLESQSYFCQAATRRANKSTQVLRAEVLTPAKENCTYQLQLTDGESYNCVRTTPVFTVEMPSTPFTGYSTPCPNSSSHPGIEDSWIPVPWAILRWLFLLILVATLIIIQSNRTWKSDFISRIFEVPPSIIPPREGQRDSHGLW; this comes from the exons ATGGAGGGAACGAGCATTACAATAACCTGCTCCTACGACAGAAGGACGAACATGTTTAACAGAAAGTACTGGTGTCGTGGAGGATCTAGGTCATCTTGTGATGTTTTAGGCGACACAGAGAATTTTGTTAAGAGTGAATATAAAGAAAGATTGTCGCTCTTGGATAACAGAAGAGGATACTTTTTGGTAACGATGCACCAGCTGGTAGAAGAAGATTCAGGCATGTATTGGTGTGGAATACAAAGGCCATATGCAGATATAATGACTGCAGTGAAACTCACTGTAACTGAAG AGCCTCTCTCCACACCCCTTATTACTCTCACCAACCATCCCAGTGAATCCTGCCTAGGGAGATCAGTGACTGTCCGATGTCATTCAGCCACTGGCTCTAATGTTTACTACACATGGTACAGAAAGAGCTTTCCGACCAATATCGTACTAGTGCACAGCAGCGACCTGGTGCTTCGCTGTGGAGACCTCCTGGAGAGTCAGAGCTATTTCTGCCAAGCTGCAACTCGCAGAGCAAACAAATCCACCCAGGTGTTGAGAGCAGAGGTGCTGACCCCAGCAAAAGAGAACTGCACATACCAGTTACAATTAACAG atgGTGAATCATACAACTGTGTAAGAACCACCCCAGTGTTTACAGTTGAGATGCCTTCAACACCCTTCACAGGCTATTCAACACCTTGCCCCAACTCCTCTAGCCACCCTGGCATAGAAGA TAGTTGGATCCCAGTTCCATGGGCTATTCTGCGCTGGCTGTTCCTGCTTATTCTAGTAGCAACTTTAATTATCATTCAGAGCAACAGGACATGGAAAAGTG acttCATTTCCAGAATCTTTGAAGTGCCCCCCTCCATCATCCCACCAAGAGAAGGTCAGAGAGACTCGCATGGTCTTTGGTAA